A window from Candidatus Nitrospira neomarina encodes these proteins:
- a CDS encoding AsmA family protein: protein MRRRFLWFGLGSIVVIGVFIAVAYILFPFYEEDVYRGSLEAGFSAAMGRPVKLEGPISLTFSLQPILTLEDVHVANPPWSSQPHLFRADRLEIGLSLGPLLRRHLEVENIALEGAELLLEEGAEDRDNWTFQEDTQPGTFSRAVPSVIMTFAERGKIIIERSRILYRPYPAEETTDVWIQRGLIMAPDDQHSTFAFEGAYHDSPVRIELMGGPIMDVFTWTDAWPVEGLLSTTGASASIKGSIGEANSDQAFELQVQIKGDRLSVLNELLQIDLPDSPPVMLAAHVEKNPDVINLNDLRGTLGASDLAGQLRIQNGDEGQKISGRLTSNALQIHDLTSLTPQHSSKQAPYPEEPVSAPPTSPSVDIDLDVTVAKLRLGETDLGSLSLTAGMREDQILLDPIQIKSFGGMGEARLTVDLKPPQAQSTLQAKVRSLNYGSALRALGGAMNIEGSTDFDLTASGSGVQLPELFKSLTVNLQNRRTTFGFSDPTPEAGTPLVLQEGSLRVKKGGPVTMVAHGAYRERAVNLKLAATSLIDLATPGTTWPLSISAQAGGAFLEAKGFLQTVGPDLTGALAVSLKGRRLSELDPDLPPVGPFALMAQLTKKGDRYEVSDFRSRFGNSDLSGILEMNFQKSRPYLTGIFTSKQIDWTELSRPEDESESAIPSEGMRAIDVDLNMVINQVRIGKLNVAGLTFTAGLQAGRLKVESVQGTILDQQSAYGKFHGGFQLDTTRTIPTLSGNVALDHVRYEHLFPEVGFVDPTENVVNLDAEFSSVGHTVSDMLNHSTVRVDGEKLSVRFHREDDHPTPVQVISNLKVETRDGGPLRLYAEGVFDSTAFRLRSSTGSMMDLLKDRGVWPLNVRLDVPETLIELSGHLTLPHPTEEFTLQILMKGNNLRDLDFLTAASLPDIGPLDLTGLVTRSTVGYHVTDLEGSLAGSDVSGHVTLLTNSTRPRVRGKLTAENVVLDAVLTPSVEASVPNKRSTLKAIGDSVKGIGSSAVDVLRDTIGMRKKPKASTLKSIPDLVFPVEDLRAIDLGLDVEIKHIRKGTEDLGHASFQIALEEGLLALQPVTGNLWGGEVEGKLVLDGTQYVPTLEINLQIHGLDYERVARSFEGADLVKGQSQSIMLALQGRGDTLHEVLEQASGRFELVDGPLELATKYIDLWAADLITTALTTAWESESVTKLNCTVGYFDIEEGVVKSDDILIDSHRLTIAGIGKLNLADEILDVLLTPRPKDPSLFSLAHTVRITGPLSDPDVSSDKFRIAESGGWGLLGLVTPVGWVIAIPQIAGTTMGTMKQNPCVEALKGRQETAQALEDIKGGWWGKIKKAFTNLSGSSKSSSDKPR from the coding sequence ATGCGTCGTCGCTTTCTGTGGTTTGGGCTTGGGAGTATTGTGGTGATTGGGGTGTTCATTGCCGTCGCCTATATCCTTTTTCCCTTCTATGAAGAAGACGTCTATCGGGGGTCTTTGGAAGCGGGTTTTTCCGCAGCCATGGGGCGACCCGTAAAACTTGAAGGACCGATCTCACTCACCTTCTCGCTGCAACCCATCTTAACTCTCGAAGATGTCCATGTTGCTAACCCTCCCTGGTCTTCTCAACCACATCTATTTCGAGCCGACCGACTTGAAATTGGGCTGTCCTTGGGACCCCTTCTCCGGCGCCATTTGGAAGTTGAGAATATCGCGTTAGAAGGAGCGGAACTTCTTTTGGAAGAAGGCGCCGAAGATCGGGACAACTGGACCTTCCAGGAAGACACCCAACCGGGCACGTTTTCACGGGCCGTTCCCTCCGTCATCATGACTTTCGCGGAAAGAGGGAAAATAATCATCGAACGCTCCCGGATTTTGTACCGGCCATACCCTGCTGAGGAAACGACTGACGTGTGGATTCAGCGGGGGCTGATCATGGCTCCCGACGATCAGCATAGTACATTTGCCTTTGAAGGAGCCTACCACGACAGCCCTGTCAGGATTGAGCTTATGGGCGGCCCGATCATGGATGTGTTTACCTGGACCGACGCCTGGCCGGTCGAAGGCCTTCTGTCTACAACCGGAGCATCTGCATCGATAAAAGGAAGTATTGGAGAAGCGAACTCCGACCAGGCGTTTGAACTTCAGGTCCAGATTAAAGGGGACCGTTTGAGTGTGCTGAATGAACTTCTGCAGATTGACCTTCCCGATTCTCCCCCGGTCATGCTCGCCGCTCATGTCGAGAAGAATCCCGATGTCATCAACTTGAATGATCTCCGTGGAACGTTGGGGGCCTCGGATCTTGCCGGACAATTGCGGATACAAAATGGAGATGAAGGTCAGAAAATAAGCGGTCGATTGACCTCTAATGCCTTACAGATACATGACTTGACCTCTCTTACACCTCAACACTCATCCAAACAGGCCCCTTACCCGGAAGAACCGGTGTCCGCTCCTCCCACGTCTCCGTCTGTGGATATCGATCTGGATGTCACTGTCGCAAAGCTCAGACTCGGCGAGACGGATCTTGGTTCGCTGTCTCTTACTGCCGGTATGAGGGAAGATCAGATTCTGCTTGATCCTATTCAAATTAAAAGTTTTGGAGGGATGGGGGAAGCCCGGTTAACGGTCGACCTCAAGCCGCCTCAGGCTCAATCCACGCTTCAAGCGAAGGTGAGATCCTTGAACTATGGATCTGCTCTTCGGGCTCTTGGGGGAGCGATGAATATCGAAGGCTCTACCGACTTTGATCTCACCGCTAGCGGGAGTGGTGTCCAGTTGCCGGAACTCTTCAAGTCGCTGACGGTGAATCTTCAAAACCGTCGCACCACCTTCGGGTTTTCCGATCCAACGCCTGAAGCCGGAACGCCTCTTGTCTTGCAAGAGGGATCCCTGCGTGTGAAGAAAGGCGGACCGGTCACCATGGTTGCTCACGGTGCGTATCGGGAAAGGGCTGTGAATCTGAAGCTGGCTGCTACTTCTTTGATTGACCTGGCTACACCGGGAACGACTTGGCCCCTGTCGATATCCGCTCAAGCGGGCGGGGCTTTTCTGGAAGCCAAAGGCTTTTTGCAGACTGTCGGGCCTGATCTGACCGGGGCATTGGCTGTCTCCCTCAAAGGACGTCGGCTCAGTGAGCTTGATCCCGATCTTCCTCCTGTTGGTCCGTTTGCTCTCATGGCTCAGCTGACTAAGAAAGGTGACCGGTACGAAGTGAGTGATTTCCGCAGTCGGTTTGGAAACAGCGATTTGTCGGGAATTCTGGAAATGAATTTTCAAAAGTCCAGGCCTTATCTCACGGGGATTTTCACATCGAAGCAAATCGATTGGACTGAACTTTCCCGGCCGGAGGATGAGAGTGAGAGTGCCATTCCATCTGAGGGGATGCGCGCGATCGATGTTGATCTGAACATGGTGATCAACCAAGTTCGAATTGGAAAACTGAATGTGGCCGGTCTGACCTTTACGGCCGGACTACAGGCGGGTCGGCTGAAGGTGGAATCCGTTCAAGGAACGATCCTGGATCAGCAATCCGCATACGGAAAATTTCATGGCGGATTTCAATTGGATACCACTCGGACGATTCCGACCCTTTCAGGCAACGTGGCCCTTGACCATGTGCGGTACGAACATCTTTTCCCCGAGGTGGGATTCGTAGATCCCACCGAGAATGTCGTGAACTTGGATGCCGAATTTTCCAGTGTGGGTCACACGGTTTCGGACATGCTGAACCATTCTACTGTTCGAGTAGACGGGGAAAAACTCTCGGTCAGGTTTCATCGAGAGGATGATCATCCCACCCCGGTGCAGGTGATTTCAAATTTGAAAGTTGAAACGAGGGATGGTGGACCGTTACGCCTGTATGCCGAGGGGGTATTTGACAGCACAGCATTTCGCCTTCGATCGTCAACCGGTTCGATGATGGACCTTCTGAAAGACAGGGGAGTGTGGCCCCTGAATGTCCGGTTGGATGTCCCAGAGACTTTAATTGAATTGAGCGGACACCTTACTCTTCCTCATCCAACCGAAGAATTTACGCTGCAGATTCTCATGAAAGGAAATAATCTCAGGGATTTGGACTTTCTGACGGCAGCCAGCTTACCCGATATCGGTCCCTTGGACCTAACCGGTCTGGTCACGAGGTCTACTGTGGGATACCACGTCACCGATTTGGAAGGATCTCTAGCCGGAAGCGATGTGAGTGGCCATGTGACACTCTTAACGAATAGTACTCGCCCGCGTGTGAGGGGAAAACTCACCGCAGAGAATGTTGTCCTGGATGCCGTATTAACACCTTCGGTTGAGGCCTCTGTACCAAATAAAAGATCGACGCTCAAAGCCATTGGGGATTCGGTGAAAGGCATCGGATCCTCGGCGGTTGATGTCCTGCGCGATACCATAGGCATGAGAAAAAAACCAAAGGCTTCCACGCTCAAGTCGATTCCGGATTTGGTTTTTCCGGTTGAGGATCTCAGGGCCATTGATCTCGGACTTGATGTCGAAATCAAACACATTCGAAAGGGCACAGAGGATCTGGGCCATGCCTCATTTCAGATTGCCCTTGAAGAGGGCTTGCTTGCCCTGCAACCGGTAACCGGAAATCTTTGGGGAGGGGAAGTTGAAGGGAAACTGGTCCTCGACGGAACCCAATACGTTCCGACCCTTGAGATAAATCTGCAAATCCATGGCCTGGATTATGAACGTGTCGCCAGATCATTCGAGGGCGCCGATCTGGTGAAGGGACAATCCCAATCCATCATGCTGGCACTACAGGGTCGTGGAGATACGTTACATGAAGTATTGGAACAAGCCAGTGGACGATTTGAGCTGGTCGATGGTCCACTTGAACTGGCCACAAAATACATTGATTTGTGGGCGGCCGATTTGATCACGACAGCCTTAACCACCGCATGGGAAAGTGAATCGGTCACCAAATTAAATTGTACTGTCGGGTATTTTGATATTGAAGAGGGAGTGGTAAAAAGTGATGATATCCTCATCGACTCTCATCGCCTGACGATCGCGGGGATTGGAAAATTGAATCTGGCGGACGAAATCCTGGACGTCCTCCTGACTCCACGACCCAAAGACCCGAGTTTATTCAGTCTGGCTCACACGGTTCGCATCACCGGCCCGCTTTCAGATCCGGATGTGTCAAGTGATAAATTCCGCATAGCCGAAAGCGGCGGATGGGGACTGTTGGGGTTGGTCACTCCGGTGGGATGGGTGATTGCGATTCCGCAAATTGCCGGAACCACCATGGGGACGATGAAACAAAACCCTTGCGTTGAGGCCTTGAAGGGGCGACAGGAAACCGCTCAGGCTCTCGAAGATATCAAAGGGGGTTGGTGGGGAAAAATTAAGAAGGCCTTTACCAATCTTAGTGGATCTTCTAAATCCTCTTCCGACAAACCACGATAA
- a CDS encoding PqiC family protein has translation MNSIIHGFRIIVACVILLTVLGCGTSQPSHFYLLRALSPSSNSILADTKGSSLSFGLGPVTLPKYLDRPQIVTQSGGHEVELAEFHKWAEPLSENVSHVLAENLSVILSTDRIEQFPWRRTTPVDFQIVVDILQFDGTRGGEAVLSARWSLLGGDEATVFTTRKTRVTHHPTSQDYEALVEAMSQNLEDLSREIAEAMKLLLPTISPGSIS, from the coding sequence ATGAACAGCATCATACATGGTTTCCGTATCATCGTGGCCTGCGTAATCCTTCTGACTGTGCTCGGGTGTGGGACCAGTCAACCTTCGCATTTTTATTTGTTGCGAGCCCTGTCGCCATCCTCCAATTCAATCCTAGCAGACACGAAAGGCTCAAGCCTGTCCTTTGGGTTGGGACCGGTCACACTTCCAAAATATTTGGACCGGCCGCAAATTGTGACTCAATCCGGGGGGCATGAGGTTGAGTTGGCCGAATTCCATAAATGGGCTGAACCGTTGAGCGAAAATGTGTCTCACGTCCTGGCGGAAAATCTCTCAGTCATTCTTTCGACGGATCGAATCGAACAGTTTCCGTGGAGAAGAACAACTCCCGTGGATTTCCAAATTGTCGTGGATATCTTGCAGTTCGATGGTACCAGGGGAGGGGAGGCCGTCTTGTCGGCACGGTGGAGCCTTTTGGGTGGGGATGAAGCCACAGTCTTCACCACAAGGAAAACGCGGGTGACCCATCATCCGACAAGCCAGGATTATGAAGCGCTGGTTGAGGCCATGAGTCAGAACCTTGAGGATCTCAGTCGCGAGATAGCCGAGGCCATGAAGTTGCTTCTCCCCACAATCTCACCTGGCTCAATTTCATAA
- a CDS encoding PqiB family protein: protein MKDKESNPGDFEDLPKATVQKKRGISIVWIIPIVAALIGGWLTYKTISEKGPTVTITFQDGAGLEAGKTKIKYKSIEVGTVKTVQISHDLSHVVVTAELSKQAEPHLTENAQFWVVRPRLGLGGISGLETLVSGAYIAMDPRPGPSARTFTGLEKPPGVTREDKGAQFQLQAENLGSSAPGAPVFYHDIEVGRVLDYVLDTEGEGVLIDIFIQAPHHLRVRDTSRFWQLSGFEVSLGAEGLDVKVESLSSLLTGGIAFDTPATAGGSGEPSRPGTAFKLFKNYSSIQDEKYVMTRPFVINFDGSVRGLSVGAPVEFRGIKIGVVSDIAVKLDPKTLDIKIPVLIDIQPERITAPQLVQAHVLEDNYAIMKHMVKRGLRAQLVTGSLLTGQLFVGLDFHKNLPEKELIMSGKYPEIPAIPAAMDELRRTVTDVMAEVRRLPLDKIAQEILETVEGGNRLVNSSETQNAVRNLNTALGNVERLTEGLDRQVDTLATSLDETLVTVRKALQVADPNSPAAVNMNSALKELSAAARSIRVLADYLEQHPEALVKGKH from the coding sequence ATGAAGGACAAGGAATCCAATCCTGGCGATTTCGAGGATTTGCCCAAAGCCACAGTACAAAAAAAGCGTGGGATTTCCATTGTGTGGATTATTCCTATCGTTGCGGCTCTTATCGGAGGGTGGCTGACTTACAAAACGATCTCCGAAAAGGGTCCCACGGTCACTATCACCTTTCAAGATGGGGCCGGGTTGGAAGCCGGAAAAACCAAAATTAAATACAAGTCCATTGAGGTCGGAACCGTTAAAACCGTGCAAATCAGTCATGACCTCTCTCACGTGGTTGTGACCGCAGAACTCAGCAAACAGGCTGAGCCCCACCTCACGGAAAATGCCCAGTTCTGGGTGGTCCGTCCCCGCCTGGGATTGGGAGGTATTTCGGGGCTTGAGACATTAGTGTCCGGAGCCTATATTGCCATGGATCCCAGGCCAGGACCTTCGGCTCGGACTTTCACGGGACTGGAGAAACCACCTGGAGTGACACGAGAAGACAAAGGGGCCCAATTCCAATTGCAGGCGGAAAATCTGGGATCGAGTGCACCTGGCGCCCCGGTCTTTTATCACGATATAGAGGTTGGCCGTGTTCTTGACTATGTCTTGGACACCGAAGGCGAGGGTGTCTTGATCGATATTTTCATTCAAGCCCCGCATCATCTGCGGGTACGGGATACCAGCCGATTCTGGCAGTTAAGCGGATTTGAGGTATCACTGGGGGCAGAAGGTCTTGATGTGAAAGTGGAGTCGCTCTCCTCCCTTCTCACGGGTGGAATCGCGTTCGATACTCCGGCCACCGCAGGTGGGTCGGGTGAACCCAGTCGACCCGGAACGGCCTTTAAACTTTTCAAGAATTATTCCAGTATCCAGGACGAGAAGTATGTCATGACGCGTCCGTTTGTGATCAATTTCGATGGATCAGTGAGAGGCTTGAGCGTCGGGGCTCCTGTGGAATTCCGGGGAATTAAAATCGGGGTCGTCTCCGATATCGCGGTTAAGCTGGACCCCAAGACGCTTGACATTAAAATTCCCGTGCTCATCGATATCCAGCCGGAACGCATTACCGCCCCACAGCTCGTGCAGGCACACGTATTAGAGGATAACTACGCGATCATGAAGCATATGGTGAAACGCGGCTTAAGAGCTCAACTGGTGACCGGGAGCCTCTTGACCGGGCAGTTGTTCGTCGGGCTCGATTTTCACAAGAATCTTCCCGAGAAAGAGCTGATTATGTCCGGAAAATATCCGGAGATTCCGGCCATACCCGCAGCGATGGATGAATTGCGACGAACGGTTACCGATGTGATGGCAGAAGTCCGACGGTTGCCTCTTGATAAAATTGCCCAGGAAATCCTGGAAACCGTCGAAGGCGGCAACCGTCTGGTCAATTCCTCTGAGACCCAAAATGCCGTCCGCAACCTCAATACCGCATTGGGCAATGTGGAACGACTTACGGAGGGACTTGATCGGCAAGTTGACACTCTGGCAACCAGTTTAGATGAGACGCTGGTAACCGTTCGGAAAGCGTTGCAGGTCGCTGATCCCAATTCACCTGCTGCAGTGAATATGAACAGTGCCCTGAAGGAGCTGTCTGCGGCCGCCCGCTCTATCCGGGTTTTGGCCGATTATCTTGAACAACATCCTGAGGCATTAGTCAAAGGGAAACATTGA
- a CDS encoding paraquat-inducible protein A yields the protein MSGSYPTAARSGLMSCHACHELSRISPLLSEGEAICPRCGAHLHLRKPNSISRTWALLIAAYILYIPANLLPVMTVISFGKGEADTILSGVKELIHAGMMPIALLVFFASITVPVLKLLALTYLLLSVQYKSQWRPRERTKLYRMTEVVGRWSMIDIFMISILIALVKLDALATIEPGPGAISFAAVVILTMFAAMSFDPRLIWDNIEEKS from the coding sequence ATGAGCGGCTCTTACCCTACCGCAGCCCGGTCCGGGCTTATGAGTTGTCATGCCTGCCATGAACTCAGTCGAATATCCCCGCTGTTGAGTGAGGGTGAGGCCATCTGCCCTCGATGTGGGGCCCATCTGCATCTGAGGAAACCCAATAGTATTTCGCGCACGTGGGCACTCTTGATTGCGGCCTACATTCTCTATATCCCGGCCAACCTGCTTCCCGTGATGACGGTGATTTCGTTCGGGAAAGGCGAAGCGGATACAATCCTGAGCGGGGTCAAGGAACTCATTCATGCCGGAATGATGCCGATTGCCTTGCTGGTATTTTTCGCCAGCATCACCGTGCCGGTTTTAAAGCTCCTGGCGCTGACGTATCTGTTGCTGTCTGTCCAATATAAATCTCAATGGCGTCCAAGGGAACGGACCAAGTTATACCGGATGACCGAGGTGGTCGGCCGCTGGTCCATGATTGATATTTTTATGATTTCGATTTTAATTGCCCTGGTAAAACTTGATGCCTTGGCGACAATAGAACCCGGGCCGGGAGCGATCTCATTCGCCGCAGTCGTGATTCTGACCATGTTTGCCGCCATGAGCTTCGATCCCCGATTGATCTGGGACAACATAGAGGAGAAATCATGA
- a CDS encoding paraquat-inducible protein A, whose product MFPVGSNGNDMAAPHTLIACHECDLLHRIHPLHYGERAKCSRCGASLYAKKRDSFEHTIVLTLASLIFFTLANVFPFMTFELNGRVQESLLSTGVREFFEREMWALGVLVLCASIIFPALKILGMLYVLGPLEFNKRPWHAALVFRMVEHCRTWAMMDVYLLGVIVAVVKLSDLANLVPGVAIYSFVALILTLAAADSALDTHTVWEKMEKVS is encoded by the coding sequence GTGTTTCCAGTCGGATCGAACGGGAATGACATGGCCGCCCCCCATACCTTAATCGCCTGCCATGAATGCGATCTCCTTCATCGTATTCACCCGCTCCATTATGGTGAGCGGGCCAAGTGTTCGAGATGTGGAGCATCGTTGTATGCGAAAAAACGGGATAGTTTCGAACATACCATTGTACTGACCCTGGCCAGCCTCATTTTCTTTACCCTGGCGAATGTTTTCCCGTTTATGACATTCGAGCTTAATGGCCGTGTTCAGGAGAGTCTTCTCTCGACAGGGGTGAGGGAGTTCTTTGAACGGGAAATGTGGGCGTTAGGGGTTCTGGTGTTGTGTGCGAGTATCATTTTCCCTGCCCTGAAAATTCTTGGCATGTTGTACGTTCTTGGACCGTTGGAATTCAACAAGCGACCGTGGCACGCCGCTCTGGTCTTTCGGATGGTTGAGCACTGCCGGACCTGGGCCATGATGGACGTATATTTGCTGGGAGTGATTGTTGCCGTGGTGAAGTTGTCGGATTTGGCCAATCTGGTTCCCGGTGTGGCGATTTATTCATTCGTCGCCTTAATCCTGACCTTGGCTGCCGCCGACTCTGCACTGGATACTCATACGGTTTGGGAAAAAATGGAGAAGGTTTCATGA
- a CDS encoding ion channel, translating into MVGGGILTVSGIATATIDYFLDIPELQFVNMAILFVFSLVSTWIASRHLLLSGPITLNKIIGAICIYLLIGLNWSVCYLIINIANPNSFHGLTSTAVGVQFAELLYYSYVTITTLGYGDVTPIKPIARTLSYLEAIVGQFYVAVLVAWLVGMYLSEKNQTGTKP; encoded by the coding sequence ATGGTGGGAGGAGGAATTCTCACCGTAAGTGGAATCGCAACTGCCACCATCGACTACTTCCTGGACATTCCTGAGCTTCAGTTTGTCAACATGGCCATACTATTTGTGTTCTCCCTGGTCAGTACCTGGATTGCTTCCCGGCATTTGCTCCTTTCAGGCCCAATCACCCTGAATAAAATCATTGGCGCCATCTGCATTTATCTCCTGATTGGTCTCAACTGGTCGGTGTGTTATCTCATCATCAACATCGCCAACCCGAATTCGTTTCACGGCCTGACATCCACCGCGGTAGGAGTCCAGTTTGCAGAATTGCTGTATTACAGCTATGTCACCATTACGACCTTAGGCTACGGCGACGTGACCCCCATTAAGCCGATCGCCCGCACTCTCTCCTATCTCGAGGCGATCGTCGGACAATTTTATGTTGCCGTCTTGGTGGCATGGCTCGTGGGCATGTATCTTTCCGAGAAAAACCAGACCGGCACAAAGCCCTAG
- a CDS encoding alpha/beta hydrolase, which yields MFGTIRNLEGEKIDYTFHPGDNSRKVIVVLGHGVTGNKDRPFAVALAEALSHDGIPTIRLSFSGNGDSEGRFEDSTISKEVEDLRCVLDALDGWNILYVGHSMGGAVGVLLAGKDTRLVGLVSLAGMVHTEAFAQREFGNVTAGVGFMWDEPACPLSQTFIDDTVAIGTVVTRAPSIRIPWLLVHGTEDDVVPLQDSLDIFERANTPKQLVQIEGADHVFSEHMPDMIKVVHEWVREQIGRA from the coding sequence ATGTTCGGAACCATTCGCAACCTCGAAGGTGAAAAGATCGACTACACCTTCCATCCGGGAGATAACAGTCGGAAGGTCATCGTTGTCCTCGGGCACGGGGTCACGGGCAATAAGGATCGTCCGTTTGCCGTCGCGCTGGCAGAAGCCCTGTCACACGACGGAATTCCGACGATCAGGCTGTCGTTTTCCGGTAACGGTGATTCGGAAGGTCGCTTCGAGGACTCCACAATTTCCAAGGAAGTAGAAGACCTTCGCTGCGTGCTCGACGCGCTCGACGGATGGAACATCCTGTATGTCGGCCACAGCATGGGTGGAGCTGTCGGCGTGCTGCTGGCTGGCAAAGACACACGTCTTGTCGGACTCGTTTCATTAGCCGGCATGGTTCATACGGAAGCGTTCGCGCAGCGCGAGTTCGGCAACGTCACCGCGGGTGTGGGCTTCATGTGGGATGAGCCGGCGTGCCCGCTGTCGCAGACTTTCATCGACGACACCGTGGCCATCGGCACCGTCGTCACCCGTGCTCCCTCGATCCGGATCCCCTGGCTGCTCGTTCACGGAACTGAGGATGACGTTGTTCCTCTCCAGGACTCGCTCGACATTTTCGAAAGAGCCAATACACCCAAGCAGCTCGTCCAGATTGAAGGTGCAGACCATGTGTTCTCCGAGCACATGCCGGACATGATCAAGGTCGTACACGAATGGGTTCGAGAGCAGATCGGACGCGCATAG
- a CDS encoding phospholipase D-like domain-containing protein, giving the protein MSATVQLQNRERAAILPIRSLGNQAFSRAAGAPLIEGNTIRLLQDASENYPAWLDAIRGAKRYIHFENYIIREDDVGRMFADVLVGKAQEGMRVRLIYDWMGGFGRASRAFWNRLRAGGVEVRCYNPPRWDSPFGWLSRDHRKTISVDGEVGFVTGLCVGQMWVGVPEKKVEPWRDTGVEVRGPSVAVIEQAFADVWAMMGEPIPEHDLFKPDGQAQKGETALRVVASVPATAGMFRVDLLMAALVRKRLWLVDAYYAGTTSYVQALRAAASDGVDVRLLVPDATDIPLLRLLSRAGYRPLLEAGVRIFEWNGTMLHAKTAVADGHWARVGSTNLNLASWLGNCEMDVVVEDEPFARLMEQTYLQDLENATEVVLDAQRKLRAPNQPRHPHPKLSSGGGSGGRAAAGALRLANTVGAAFTNRRILEPLEARITVTAGVMLLMSGILFAFFPRLLAYPLVLVFTWIAGALLYRGYKLYRGKGQ; this is encoded by the coding sequence TTGAGCGCCACTGTCCAACTCCAAAACCGTGAGCGGGCCGCGATATTACCCATCCGCTCACTTGGAAACCAGGCTTTTTCGCGCGCCGCAGGCGCACCCCTGATCGAAGGCAACACTATCCGACTGCTCCAAGACGCGTCCGAGAACTACCCGGCGTGGCTCGATGCCATCCGCGGGGCGAAACGGTACATTCACTTCGAAAACTACATCATTCGCGAAGATGATGTGGGTCGAATGTTTGCCGACGTGCTTGTTGGTAAAGCGCAGGAGGGCATGCGCGTGCGTCTCATTTACGACTGGATGGGCGGATTCGGTAGAGCGTCGCGGGCTTTTTGGAACCGTTTGCGCGCGGGCGGTGTGGAAGTGCGTTGCTACAACCCGCCGCGGTGGGACTCACCTTTTGGCTGGCTCAGTCGTGACCATCGAAAGACGATCTCGGTGGATGGCGAGGTGGGTTTTGTCACCGGCTTGTGCGTTGGTCAGATGTGGGTCGGTGTGCCTGAAAAGAAGGTTGAACCGTGGCGCGATACCGGCGTGGAAGTGCGCGGACCGTCGGTGGCTGTCATTGAGCAGGCGTTCGCAGATGTCTGGGCGATGATGGGAGAGCCGATTCCTGAGCACGACCTGTTCAAACCAGACGGGCAGGCGCAGAAAGGCGAAACGGCCCTTCGCGTTGTGGCGAGTGTGCCGGCGACGGCGGGGATGTTTCGCGTCGATCTCCTGATGGCGGCCCTTGTGAGGAAACGCCTCTGGTTGGTCGATGCGTATTACGCTGGGACGACCTCCTATGTGCAAGCGTTGCGTGCAGCCGCAAGCGACGGTGTTGATGTGCGCCTGCTCGTGCCGGACGCAACCGACATTCCGCTTCTTAGGCTCTTATCCAGAGCGGGATATCGTCCTTTGTTGGAAGCCGGTGTGCGAATCTTCGAGTGGAACGGGACGATGCTGCACGCGAAGACGGCCGTTGCTGATGGACATTGGGCGCGCGTCGGTTCGACGAATCTCAACCTCGCCAGTTGGTTAGGCAATTGCGAGATGGACGTCGTCGTTGAAGACGAACCTTTCGCGCGCCTTATGGAGCAGACGTATCTGCAGGACTTGGAGAACGCGACCGAGGTGGTCTTAGATGCTCAGCGGAAATTGCGCGCGCCGAATCAACCTCGCCATCCGCATCCAAAACTCTCCAGCGGCGGCGGGAGCGGCGGGCGTGCCGCTGCAGGCGCTCTCCGCCTCGCCAACACGGTGGGCGCGGCGTTCACCAACCGGCGTATCCTCGAACCCCTCGAAGCGCGTATCACGGTAACGGCGGGGGTGATGCTCCTGATGTCGGGGATTCTCTTCGCGTTCTTCCCGCGCCTGTTAGCCTATCCGCTCGTCCTAGTCTTCACCTGGATCGCCGGCGCGCTTCTCTACAGAGGTTACAAGCTGTATCGCGGCAAAGGTCAGTGA
- a CDS encoding lipocalin-like domain-containing protein, with translation MKDTLGEQLIGTWKLESRLGNPVAGSVPVFHMGEPPMSIIMYTQDGYMSAQLMRCGRQNFALGD, from the coding sequence ATGAAAGACACATTGGGTGAGCAACTGATTGGGACATGGAAGCTCGAATCCCGTTTGGGAAATCCTGTGGCCGGATCTGTGCCGGTATTCCACATGGGAGAGCCTCCGATGAGCATCATCATGTACACGCAGGATGGATATATGTCGGCGCAGTTAATGCGTTGTGGCCGTCAGAACTTTGCTTTGGGTGACTAA